From a single Flavobacterium sp. genomic region:
- a CDS encoding TonB-dependent receptor yields MKIFKNALLIGFMFLSTLTVFSQSKVTGTVVDGEFNQPLAGASVTIKGTKTGTATDFDGKFEISTSEKSGVIVISYLGFETKSVSFTITGNSVNVGSIVVTPDAGQLEEVVVIGKGIIDVAKERKTPIAVSTIKAAEIQAKVGTADVTQAMVNTPSVYVAGQSGGYGDSRITVRGFQQDNTAFLLNGQPINGMEDGKMYWSNWSGMSDIANFIQIQRGLGSSKLAISSVGGTVNFVTKATEKSEGGNVSMGVANSDYFKSTATYNTGMMKNGFGASVMLSHWQGDGYNQGTRGEGQNYFISFGYKPNDKHNFNFLITGAPQSHDQNFTKRISDYLGFGRKYNNNFGYLNGQYISERTNFYHKPVANLNWDFNINSTTSLSTVLYASWGRGGGTGNYGGGRRSISEINPYTGSSQSTYINFDQIYANNLADADGIGSGSNYAIRASMNNHAWYGVVSNLKKELNKNLNLNFGLDLRTYNGDHYRQISNFMGLNGWTESRFLRDNNHVIPNPNTLPSATNTVNQSYNINPWHAFFNTASDDQKIDYDYSETISYGGVFGQLEYSNENLSAFFQGAVSNQTHQRFDYYDYQDAYQDSEKVSNIGFNVKAGGGYMITENHSVYANAGYYSRQPYHDNIYLNFTNQVNPLTENEKVLGLEAGYTFKSKIFTASLNGYRTTWEDRVVTTSNVQAANAVIGSTPVLAGDVIFTSNQGVKQVHSGIELDFVVKPVDKLDIKGFASFGNWEYEGKAISRKFDENLNLLVETEADLDGGKVGDAAQTTWGLGAKYEIFERFSIDADWRNYDNLYANVVAKDNLELPSYDLVDAGISYKMLVGKDKQNSVNFRFNMNNVFDEVYLSELTSNIKTDAFISGTSGPTYQSAGRVYKGIADGNQGFFGLGRTWNFSIRYNF; encoded by the coding sequence ATGAAAATTTTTAAAAATGCATTACTAATTGGGTTTATGTTTTTATCAACCCTAACAGTATTTTCTCAATCAAAAGTTACTGGAACGGTTGTTGATGGTGAGTTCAATCAGCCATTAGCCGGAGCAAGTGTGACTATTAAGGGCACAAAAACAGGAACAGCTACAGATTTTGATGGAAAATTTGAAATTTCAACTTCAGAAAAATCTGGAGTTATCGTAATTTCTTATTTAGGATTTGAAACAAAATCGGTTTCTTTTACAATTACTGGTAATTCGGTGAATGTAGGAAGCATTGTAGTAACGCCAGATGCAGGCCAGTTAGAAGAAGTAGTTGTAATAGGTAAAGGTATTATCGACGTTGCCAAAGAACGTAAAACTCCTATTGCAGTTTCTACAATTAAAGCTGCTGAAATTCAAGCAAAAGTGGGTACTGCGGATGTTACACAAGCAATGGTTAACACACCTTCAGTTTATGTTGCAGGTCAATCTGGAGGATACGGTGATTCAAGAATTACAGTTCGTGGTTTTCAACAAGATAATACGGCTTTCTTATTAAACGGGCAACCAATTAATGGTATGGAAGACGGAAAGATGTATTGGTCTAATTGGTCGGGTATGTCAGATATCGCTAATTTTATTCAAATTCAAAGAGGATTAGGTTCTTCAAAATTAGCAATTTCTTCCGTTGGAGGAACTGTTAACTTTGTTACGAAAGCTACTGAAAAAAGTGAAGGTGGTAATGTTTCTATGGGTGTTGCAAATAGTGATTATTTTAAATCAACTGCAACTTATAATACTGGAATGATGAAAAATGGTTTTGGTGCAAGTGTAATGCTTTCACATTGGCAAGGTGATGGTTACAACCAAGGAACCAGAGGTGAAGGTCAAAACTATTTCATTTCTTTTGGGTATAAGCCAAACGACAAACACAATTTCAACTTCTTAATTACAGGAGCACCTCAATCACATGACCAAAACTTTACTAAAAGAATTTCTGATTATTTAGGTTTTGGTAGAAAATATAATAACAATTTCGGTTATTTGAACGGACAATATATTTCGGAGAGAACTAATTTCTACCACAAACCAGTAGCTAATTTAAACTGGGATTTCAATATTAATAGTACGACTTCATTATCAACAGTATTATATGCATCATGGGGTCGTGGTGGTGGAACTGGTAATTATGGTGGTGGAAGAAGAAGTATCTCAGAAATTAATCCTTACACGGGAAGTTCTCAAAGCACATACATCAATTTTGATCAGATATACGCAAATAATTTAGCCGATGCGGATGGTATTGGTTCGGGTTCTAATTATGCAATTAGAGCATCTATGAATAACCATGCTTGGTATGGTGTAGTATCTAACTTGAAAAAAGAATTAAACAAAAATTTGAATTTAAATTTTGGTTTAGATTTAAGAACTTATAATGGTGATCACTACCGTCAAATTTCAAATTTTATGGGATTAAACGGATGGACAGAAAGTAGATTTTTAAGAGATAACAATCATGTTATTCCTAATCCAAATACTTTACCAAGTGCAACAAATACAGTAAATCAATCCTATAATATCAATCCTTGGCATGCATTTTTTAATACTGCTTCTGATGACCAAAAAATTGATTATGATTACAGCGAAACTATATCTTATGGAGGAGTTTTTGGTCAATTAGAATATTCTAATGAAAACTTATCTGCATTCTTCCAAGGAGCTGTTTCTAATCAAACACACCAAAGATTTGACTATTACGATTATCAAGACGCATATCAAGATTCAGAAAAAGTATCTAATATTGGATTTAATGTAAAAGCAGGTGGTGGTTATATGATAACTGAAAATCATTCAGTATATGCAAATGCAGGGTATTACTCTCGTCAGCCATATCACGATAACATTTATTTAAACTTTACAAATCAAGTTAATCCATTGACTGAAAACGAAAAAGTATTAGGTTTAGAAGCAGGTTATACATTTAAATCTAAAATATTTACTGCTAGTTTAAATGGATACAGAACTACTTGGGAAGACAGAGTTGTTACAACATCTAATGTTCAAGCTGCTAATGCCGTTATTGGTTCAACACCAGTTTTAGCTGGAGATGTAATTTTTACATCTAATCAAGGTGTAAAACAAGTTCATTCTGGTATTGAATTAGATTTTGTAGTAAAACCTGTTGATAAATTAGATATTAAAGGTTTTGCATCTTTTGGAAATTGGGAATATGAAGGAAAAGCAATTAGTAGAAAATTTGACGAAAATCTTAATTTATTAGTTGAAACAGAAGCAGATTTAGATGGAGGAAAAGTAGGTGATGCTGCTCAAACTACATGGGGATTAGGTGCTAAATATGAAATTTTTGAACGTTTTTCAATTGATGCAGATTGGAGAAATTATGATAATTTGTATGCAAATGTAGTTGCTAAAGATAATTTAGAATTACCTAGCTATGATTTAGTAGATGCTGGAATTTCTTATAAAATGTTAGTTGGAAAAGACAAACAAAATTCTGTTAACTTTAGATTTAATATGAACAATGTTTTTGATGAGGTTTATTTATCTGAATTAACGTCAAATATTAAAACTGATGCATTTATTAGTGGAACTTCTGGTCCTACATATCAATCTGCTGGTAGAGTATATAAAGGAATTGCAGATGGTAACCAAGGTTTCTTTGGTTTAGGAAGAACTTGGAATTTCTCAATCCGTTATAACTTCTAA
- the pgi gene encoding glucose-6-phosphate isomerase — translation MALPKINPSQTATWQKIQDHFEKMNQTSMKDLFASDSERASKFHIQWNDFLVDYSKNIANQETLDLLLQLANEVQLKQAIASYFEGDIINQTENRAVLHTALRAKESAKVMVDGVNVMPEIYSVKNKIKNFSNEVISGNKKGFTGKSFTDIVNIGIGGSDLGPAMIVEALQFYKNHLNVHFVSNVDGDHVNEIIKKLNPETTLFVVVSKTFTTQETLSNAETIRSWFLQSATQEDVAKHFVAVSTNLQKVTEFGINPDNVFPMWDWVGGRFSLWSAVGLSVSLAVGFDNFDKLLKGANEMDEHFKNESFDKNIPVILALLSIWYNNFFGAESEALIPYTQYLQKLAPYLQQGIMESNGKSIGRDGKSVNYQTGTIIWGEPGTNSQHAFFQLIHQGTKLIPTDFIGFKNSLYGNKDHHDKLMSNFFAQTEALLMGKTEAQVKAEFEKQGISGEKADFLLPFKVFTGNKPTNTILINKLTPETLGALVAMYEHKIFVQGIIWNIFSYDQWGVELGKQLANSILDEILSKEVKTHDSSTSFLLKNYLK, via the coding sequence ATGGCATTACCAAAAATAAATCCTTCTCAAACAGCTACTTGGCAAAAAATTCAAGATCATTTTGAAAAAATGAATCAAACATCTATGAAAGATTTGTTTGCTTCTGATTCTGAAAGAGCATCAAAATTTCACATCCAATGGAATGATTTTTTAGTGGATTATTCTAAAAACATTGCCAATCAAGAAACACTAGATTTGTTACTACAATTAGCAAATGAAGTTCAATTAAAACAAGCCATTGCAAGCTATTTTGAAGGTGATATAATTAATCAAACCGAAAATAGAGCAGTTTTACATACAGCTTTACGCGCTAAAGAATCAGCTAAGGTAATGGTTGATGGAGTTAACGTGATGCCTGAAATATATTCGGTAAAAAATAAAATTAAAAACTTTTCTAACGAAGTTATTTCTGGGAATAAAAAAGGTTTTACTGGAAAATCATTTACAGATATTGTAAACATTGGTATTGGTGGTTCAGATTTAGGTCCAGCGATGATTGTTGAGGCTTTACAATTTTATAAAAATCATTTAAACGTTCACTTTGTTTCAAACGTAGATGGCGATCATGTAAATGAAATCATCAAAAAATTAAATCCAGAAACCACTTTATTTGTAGTAGTTTCTAAAACCTTCACAACGCAAGAAACCTTATCAAATGCGGAAACTATAAGAAGTTGGTTTTTACAATCAGCAACTCAAGAAGATGTAGCCAAACATTTTGTGGCGGTTTCAACTAACCTGCAAAAAGTGACTGAGTTTGGAATTAATCCAGACAACGTTTTTCCAATGTGGGATTGGGTTGGAGGTCGTTTTTCGTTATGGAGTGCTGTAGGTTTATCCGTTAGTTTAGCTGTAGGATTTGATAACTTTGATAAGTTGTTGAAAGGCGCCAATGAAATGGATGAACATTTCAAAAACGAGTCATTTGACAAAAATATTCCTGTTATTTTAGCTTTATTGAGCATTTGGTACAATAACTTTTTTGGAGCTGAAAGTGAAGCTTTAATTCCTTACACGCAATATTTACAAAAGTTAGCACCCTACTTACAACAAGGTATTATGGAAAGCAACGGAAAAAGTATTGGAAGAGATGGAAAATCTGTAAATTACCAAACGGGAACAATTATTTGGGGCGAACCAGGAACCAATTCCCAACATGCTTTTTTTCAATTAATTCATCAAGGAACAAAATTAATACCAACCGATTTTATCGGGTTTAAAAATTCGTTATACGGAAACAAAGACCATCACGATAAATTAATGTCGAATTTTTTCGCTCAAACCGAAGCCTTATTAATGGGTAAAACCGAAGCACAAGTAAAAGCAGAATTCGAAAAGCAAGGAATTTCAGGGGAAAAAGCTGATTTTCTATTGCCATTTAAAGTGTTTACAGGAAATAAACCAACCAATACCATTCTTATCAATAAATTAACTCCAGAAACTTTAGGTGCATTGGTGGCAATGTATGAACACAAAATTTTTGTTCAAGGAATTATTTGGAACATTTTTAGTTATGATCAATGGGGTGTTGAACTCGGTAAGCAATTAGCAAACTCAATATTAGATGAAATATTGTCAAAAGAAGTGAAAACACATGATAGTTCTACTTCATTTTTATTGAAAAATTATCTGAAATAA
- a CDS encoding septal ring lytic transglycosylase RlpA family protein, giving the protein MKKNIIIVAFVLLITILVGFSNESKPGFVRKASLYDTVKKKDSLRILDSIKKSDSLKVTDSLANLKTKLYKKNVEASHYSDKLNGRRTASGQVFSNKKYTAAHKTLKFGTKVKVTNLANKKSVVVTINDRGPHTRKREVDMAKRPFLDISHNNGRSPLRVSLEIVE; this is encoded by the coding sequence ATGAAGAAAAACATCATAATTGTAGCGTTTGTGTTGCTTATTACAATATTAGTAGGCTTTTCTAATGAATCCAAACCAGGATTTGTTAGAAAAGCTTCTTTATATGATACGGTTAAGAAAAAAGATTCGCTTCGTATTTTAGATTCGATAAAAAAATCGGATTCTCTAAAAGTTACCGACTCTTTGGCTAATCTTAAAACCAAATTATACAAGAAAAATGTAGAAGCTTCTCATTATTCCGATAAATTAAACGGAAGGAGAACAGCAAGTGGGCAAGTTTTTAGTAATAAAAAATATACCGCAGCTCATAAAACACTAAAATTTGGCACTAAAGTAAAAGTGACCAATTTAGCCAATAAAAAAAGTGTTGTTGTAACTATAAACGACAGAGGACCTCATACTCGAAAAAGAGAAGTTGATATGGCTAAAAGACCTTTTTTAGACATTTCTCATAACAATGGTCGCTCTCCATTACGCGTAAGTTTAGAAATTGTAGAATAA
- a CDS encoding CYTH domain-containing protein, with protein MVEIERKYLVTNCDFITESNENFRIVQGYLNSNPERTVRVRIKGDKGFLTIKGLGNESGMTRFEWEKEISITEAEALLQLCEHGVIDKTRHHVFYENHLFEVDVFYGENEGLIVAEIELKSENETFFKPNWLGNEVTSDERYYNSFLSNHPFKSWK; from the coding sequence TTGGTAGAAATAGAACGCAAATACCTCGTTACCAATTGCGATTTCATCACGGAAAGCAATGAAAACTTTAGAATTGTTCAAGGTTATTTGAATTCAAATCCAGAGAGAACGGTTCGAGTTAGAATTAAAGGAGACAAAGGATTTTTAACCATAAAAGGATTAGGAAACGAATCAGGCATGACGCGTTTTGAATGGGAAAAAGAAATTTCAATTACCGAAGCAGAAGCGTTGTTACAATTATGCGAACATGGCGTAATTGATAAAACCAGGCATCATGTATTTTATGAAAACCATCTATTTGAAGTGGATGTTTTTTATGGTGAAAACGAAGGTTTAATCGTAGCTGAAATTGAACTAAAATCGGAAAACGAAACTTTTTTTAAACCTAATTGGCTGGGAAATGAAGTTACTTCTGACGAACGGTATTACAATTCGTTTTTAAGCAATCATCCGTTTAAATCTTGGAAATAA
- a CDS encoding tryptophan 2,3-dioxygenase family protein has translation MEVTPKIQEQLNQLQDKFEAINQNTSTHLEGLLWAKPITYWDYIQTDALLSLQTQRTTLPDEMVFVMYHQLNELVFKMILWEMDQLCHTEKPSADYFTEKLGRISRYFDMLTTSFDIMKDGMEPEQYLKFRNTLTPASGFQSAQYRLIEFSSTDLINLIDNRFRATIDRNTPYDHAFEHLYWQAAGKDYHTGEKSYLILEFERKYKKTFLEFMEEYNTINLWRKFKQLPEADQKNPELVAAMRHYDVTVNITWVMGHFNAAKKYIESVPGNHEATGGSDWKKYMLPKYQKRIFFPELWTKEELDNWGE, from the coding sequence ATGGAAGTAACTCCAAAAATTCAAGAACAATTAAACCAACTTCAGGATAAATTTGAAGCAATTAATCAAAACACATCAACTCATTTAGAAGGTTTACTTTGGGCTAAACCCATTACTTATTGGGATTATATTCAAACTGATGCGCTTTTAAGTCTTCAAACACAAAGAACTACATTGCCAGACGAAATGGTTTTTGTAATGTATCACCAATTAAACGAATTGGTGTTCAAAATGATTCTTTGGGAAATGGATCAATTGTGCCATACTGAAAAACCATCAGCTGATTATTTTACTGAAAAATTAGGCAGAATTAGTCGTTATTTTGATATGCTTACTACTTCTTTTGATATTATGAAAGATGGAATGGAGCCAGAACAATATCTAAAATTTAGAAATACACTTACGCCAGCAAGTGGTTTTCAATCGGCTCAATACCGTTTAATTGAATTCAGTTCAACCGACTTAATTAACTTAATCGATAATCGTTTTAGAGCTACTATTGATAGAAATACACCTTATGATCACGCTTTTGAACATTTATACTGGCAAGCCGCAGGAAAAGATTATCATACAGGTGAAAAATCGTATCTAATTTTAGAATTCGAAAGAAAATACAAAAAAACTTTCTTAGAATTTATGGAAGAATACAACACAATAAATTTGTGGCGAAAGTTTAAACAACTTCCAGAAGCAGACCAAAAAAATCCAGAATTAGTTGCTGCAATGCGTCATTATGATGTAACCGTAAATATTACTTGGGTTATGGGACACTTTAATGCAGCCAAAAAATATATAGAAAGTGTGCCAGGAAATCACGAAGCTACAGGTGGAAGTGATTGGAAAAAATATATGTTACCAAAATACCAAAAAAGAATATTCTTTCCTGAGTTATGGACGAAAGAAGAATTAGATAACTGGGGAGAATAA
- a CDS encoding M23 family metallopeptidase, whose product MRYLVFAILFISLFTACNSKDDSEKAKKALVKKEPIIKEYGFTFNDYKVVQDTIRSGDTFGKILEKFPLKDSLRIHDVTEKVKDSFNVRRIKAGKPYILFLDKKKPNTLQALVYIEDRINYTVVDFRDSIVVSNKQKPTTLRRRVVAAEIEGSLSETLSNAGVSAGLANRLANIYAYTVDFFKIQKGDKFAITINERYIDDSIYVGVESIEASYFENKGKKIFAFPYKLSEKQKYEDYYDENGKGLKSMFLKAPLDYFRISSRFSGRRFHPVQMRFKAHNGTDYAAPHGTPIKTTASGVVERTGYTAGNGNFVKVRHSSTYATQYLHMSKISVRNGQRVSQGQVIGKVGSTGLATGPHVCYRFWKNGVQVDPLRLKLPNAEPMSNSHKQKYLAHIAPLKKELDSITAIKFKE is encoded by the coding sequence TTGAGATATTTAGTATTTGCCATTTTATTTATTAGTCTTTTCACAGCTTGTAATTCAAAAGATGATAGTGAGAAAGCCAAAAAAGCATTAGTTAAAAAAGAACCAATAATTAAAGAGTATGGGTTTACTTTTAACGATTATAAAGTGGTGCAAGATACTATTCGTTCAGGAGATACTTTTGGAAAAATATTAGAAAAATTTCCATTAAAAGATAGTTTACGTATCCACGATGTTACTGAAAAAGTAAAAGATTCTTTCAATGTAAGAAGAATAAAAGCAGGGAAACCTTATATTTTATTTTTAGACAAGAAAAAGCCAAACACCCTACAAGCTTTGGTGTATATTGAAGATAGAATTAATTATACCGTAGTTGATTTTAGAGATTCAATTGTAGTATCAAATAAACAAAAACCAACCACTTTACGAAGAAGAGTAGTGGCAGCAGAAATAGAAGGTTCTTTATCTGAAACTTTAAGTAATGCTGGAGTTAGTGCTGGTTTAGCGAATAGATTAGCAAATATTTATGCATATACCGTCGATTTCTTTAAAATTCAGAAAGGGGATAAATTTGCCATCACTATAAACGAACGTTATATTGACGATTCAATTTATGTTGGGGTTGAAAGCATTGAAGCATCCTATTTTGAAAATAAAGGAAAAAAAATATTTGCTTTTCCATACAAATTGTCTGAAAAACAAAAGTATGAAGATTATTATGACGAAAATGGTAAGGGTTTAAAAAGCATGTTCTTAAAAGCACCTTTAGATTATTTTAGAATCTCCTCGCGTTTTTCGGGAAGACGTTTTCACCCTGTTCAAATGCGTTTTAAAGCACATAACGGAACAGATTATGCAGCACCTCACGGAACACCAATTAAAACAACAGCATCTGGAGTAGTAGAGCGTACAGGATATACTGCAGGTAATGGAAATTTTGTTAAAGTTCGCCATAGTTCAACGTATGCTACCCAATATCTTCACATGTCTAAAATTTCAGTAAGAAACGGGCAACGTGTTTCACAAGGTCAAGTTATTGGAAAAGTTGGAAGTACGGGTTTGGCAACAGGCCCCCATGTTTGTTATCGTTTTTGGAAAAATGGTGTGCAAGTAGACCCATTGCGTTTAAAATTACCAAATGCTGAACCCATGAGCAATTCACACAAGCAAAAATATTTAGCACATATAGCTCCTTTGAAAAAAGAATTAGATAGTATAACCGCAATAAAATTTAAAGAATAA